CGCGATAACTTCTTTTTTTGTTTTTCCCTTTAATTCCGTTAGAACACAACTTTCTGACAAAAAATCCAAAATCTTCATCATGAAAACCCTCCTAAAAGATATCTTTTTTTAACTATGCTCGACGCATTTTATAATATTTATTTTACAGCATTACTCCTCTTGTCAATTTCATACAAACCATATTTTAAATTAATTTTTTTATAAATAACCGACAGTTTTTTAGTGGCTCTATTTATAAAAATCCAAAACATATACTCATTTTCATCCATCTCCTCTATTGCTTCTTCAATACTTAATATTTTAGGAATAAATTTACTGATATCCAAATCTAACGGCATTTTTTCTTGTTGTTCATAATTATCTTCAAATAAAAGGTTCGTCGATTTTCTATGTTTTTTTAATTTTTCTTTTTGTTTTCTAAGTTGTTGCTCAACCTTATCTGCAGCCAAGTCGAATGCGGAACGAAAATCTGTCGAAGATTGGCTTATCCTTATCGTTTGACCTATGACATTAATTATAATTTCGGCAACACAGAGATATTTTTGTTTGGTGAGAAATACCTCGATCTTTTCTATTCTTGGAAAGTACTTTTTACTTTTTAACAATTTTTCCTTTATGTGTTCCAGAACTGTTTCCGATACTTTTACTTTTATTGTCCTGATATTAACAAACATAATCCTCCTTAACTGCATTCAATATACAAACATTTGCAGCAAAAATCAATAATTTCACATTTTGAACTTTTCGCCAAGATATATTTTTCTCGCTTCGTCGCTTTTTAAAAGTTGATGTGCAGAACCCTCTATGAGAACTTTACCGTCATATATTATATACGCTCTGTCAATTATTTCCAGTGCTTCACGCACATTATGGTCGGTTAAAACAACACCAATGCCCGATTTTTTAAGGTCCTTTATTATACACTGAATATCGGCTATTGTGATTGGATCTATCCCGACAAACGGCTCATCCAAAAGTATAAAATGCGGCTCTACTACCAAAGCCCGCGCTATTTCAGTTCGCCTTCTCTCCCCACCGGAAAGATTATAGGCACATCTGTCCTTAAGATGGTGAATCCCCAGCTTTTTTAATAATATTTCACATTTTTCATGTCGTCTTTCTTTATCCGTATCAATCATCTCAAGTATAGCAAGAACATTTTCTTCGACTGTAAGTCCCCTGAAAATTGATGATTCCTGGGATAAATACACAATACCCTTTCTGGCACGTAAATGAACGGGAAAATTTATAATATCTTCTGAATTGTAAAATATATGACCCTCATCCGCTTTCGTTAAACCTACCATTATATGAAATGATGTGGTTTTCCCGGCACCGTTAGGTCCAAGAAGACCGACAATCTCAGAATCATTAACATGCAGAGAGATATTATTAACCACTCTGCGTCCTGAATAAGCCTTCACAATATTTTCAACTTTTAACTGCATACTAACCCTCACTTCGCTCGGGAACACGAATGGTCACGAATTTTCTAACATCTCACGAATAAGTAATCACAAATACTCACATTTATTCGCGCATATAATCACTGCGTAATCATTTTTGTCTTTGTATTGCCTGAAATGGTAATTTTTTCTTTTTCTATCTCTAATAAAATCTTATCGCCGGTATATTCAGAGGAATTTTTATCCTCTACTCTTGTCAATTTTGGAGGACCGCCCAAAAGTAAAAGTGTGCCTGCCTTCTGGTCGTAAATTGCTTCATCACTCTGTGTTTTAGTTTGTTCCTTAAAAAAATTAACGTTTTTCATTGCATGTAAATTTTCTCCAAAATTAAAAATCTCCAGTTTCTCGCAGGTCATTTCTATAAAATCAGTCGTGCATTGTGATAAATATCTTTTAACCTTTACATTATCTAAAATAACTCCGCTACCGCTATTTTTGTTAAATTCAGCTGTTTCTCCCCAGACATTTGTATTTGTTGTAGCGCTTGAATATTGAATATAAACATTTTTTGTTGCATGAAAATCTTCCCCATAATTAAAAATTTCAAGTTTCTCTGAAGTTAACTCCATAACACTGGTTGTATTCTGTGATAAAAATCTTTTAGCCTTAACATTCCCTAAAATAACTCCGCTGCCGGTATTCTTGTTATATTCTGCTGTATTTCCCCATGTGTATGTTTCGGTTGTGCCGCTGGAATATTGAACACAAATATTACCTGAACTTGTTATAATACCGGTCCGCTCGTTTGACTTCATTTCATCGGCTTTAACTTTAATATTCTCCTGAACAAGTTTTACATTACCGATATACTCCACTATATCGCCCTTCTGCAATATTTTAGTCCTATCACCGGTAATCATTATCGGCTCACCGGAATAAATAATATTAGTAAAGAAACACACCAGTAAGACAATAAATAGAATATTATAATTCATCGCTTCACTTTTTTTTCTCATTTCTTACTACTGCTTTTACATCTTTTAAAATTGTAATATCCGATAAATCAGTATTTGCTTCCAGACCATAACCCGTAATCGTAGTATCGGGTTTTTCCTGCCGGACAAAAGAATCTGAAAACATTTTTCCTGCTTTTTCAAAATAACTTAACGAATCCACGAAAATGGTTGTATTTTTTAATAAAGAAAAAATAATTACATTGCCTTCAGCTTTTATGTCGCCGGTTTCTGTTTGCAAGATTGCTTTATCAGCGGAAACAACAGAACTTATTTTTCCTGCTTCATAAAAGCTCATTTTTATTTTTTTAGCATTTACTTTTTTCTTCTTTTCGTAAACATCACCGCGAACAGCAAAAAAATCCCACTTGCGAGTTTCAAGTTCATATTTGTTTATAGTAAAATCTCTGATAACCTGGTCGGGGAACTCATCTCTTACAAAAAATTTATCTTTCTTCTCATCACTACAAGAAGCAAAACAAAAAAACATCAAAATCAAGCACGATAATGCTTTAATACTTTTTCCCATAATCCCTGTGATTTAAAAATTATCTCAACTACCTCTCTAAAAACACCTTTCCCGCTTTCTACATTAGTTATGTAATCAACTGATTTTTTTATTTCATCGGAAGCATTTTTAGGACAGATTGAAAACCCGCATCTTAAAAGGACCGGCAAATCCACCAAATCATCACCAATAAAAGCAATCTCGCTGATTAATAAATTTTCTTTTTTCAAAATTTCATTAATCGCAGACATTTTATCCATCTTTTTCTGATATAAATAGTGAACACCTACTTCTCTTGCTCTATCCTCTACTTGTTGTGATTTTCTGCCGGTAATCCATGCTATTTTTAAATCTTTTGCATAATTTTTTATAAGACTAAACGCAAACCTGTCATATACATCCCAGAATTTTACTTCTTCCCCGCTGTTTAAAACTATAATTCTGCCATCAGTTAAAACACCATCAACATCGGTCGCGAGTAGTTTAATCTTGCTTGCCTTTTTTAAAATATTTTTCCAATTTTCCATATCTTTGAGAGCGTTAAAAAAGTCCCTTTTTGACTGTCATTGCGAACCCGAAGGGTGCGGCAATCTTTCTTTTCTATAAAGTAATTCTGAGATTGCTTCGTCATCCCAAACATCGGGATTCCTCGCAATGACATCTTAAAAAGATTTTTAAATAATCATATTTTACTTTTCACTTAATTTTCTTGTGTTGTTCTCAATATCCAGAAAAACTAAAATAGTTTCCGCAATTGCATTAAACGTAACAAAAATCATATATGAAACAGCTGATATGCCAATCAAACCCAGTGAAGATAGAAAAATACTTTTTGGTAATAAAACCACGAAATAACTTGTAGCCATTATTAACCCGATAATTAAAATAAACCGTCCAAGAAACCTGAACACATTTGAAATACGATGTAAAGCCCCGTATCGTCGCGGATTTACAACTTTAGGTGCTTTCAAAATATTTCCGCAATTAATACAATAGCCGCTTACGGGTGTTTCTTTGCGACATATTACGCATATCATCATGCTTTCATCTAAATTCATACCTTCAGTAACAGGTGAAAACCTTTCACTCATCCCTATAAAAAGAAATATCAAGCCTGATGTTATGCCGCCGTAAAGCATATCGGCAACAGTAAACATTATTGCAGAAGTTGATTCATATCTCAATCGCAAAAATATCTCCCACCCAACCGCGCCACCTATAGCACCGCCTAAAGCGCCGCCGATAAATGCAGAAATACCTCTTTTTTTCTGAGATGTAAAAAATCCTATAAAAGCACCGACTATCAACCATATAACAGCATTAGCTGTTGTATATAACGAAAATTCAAGGTTTTTTGCTTTTTCAGGAACAAATAACCACATTGGTACATCATTTTTCAAAATAAAAGTGGCAATAAGACCGCCTAATACACCTCCGATAATTCCTCCGATAAGTCCGAAAATTATCTTGCGAGTCGATTTTTCCAAAACACCAATAACTACACCGATAAAAACAGCCGATACAATAGTCCTTATTATGACATAAGACGGTTCACCAATATCACTTGCTATGATGTTAAATATCACTGAAGAAAGGAACCATCCAACGCAACCGGCAATAGCTCCCGCAACTGTCCTTCTAAGCAACCACGCTGATGTTGTAAGCAAAAAATTTGTCCCGCAACTACCGCAATATCTCGAACCTTCTTTCACCTCTGCATCACAATTAGAACACCGCATAAGACCTCCGTTTCACCAACCTGCATTCAGAACGCAAGAAAGGTAAATTAATACTTTTATTATTTTGTATTTTTGATTGGTTCTTGTTTTTCAATCATTGGGTATTCCGATTCCCAAGTAGGCAGATTTCTGTCGAACTTATTAAGGAAAAATCTGGCAATGAAAAACAAAACTACTACAATTGCATAAATTATCCCAAGTATTTTTAAGTGCCACTTCCAGCCTGGGCGCCAAGGGATATATGTTAAATCGGCACCGCAATTTTTACATATTTTTGCTGTTTCCTTATTCTCCAGCTGACAATTATAACATTTCATTTTCCCCCCTATTCCTTATTTATATTTTAAGGCAATTGCTTTTAATGCAAACAACGAATCGAAAGTATTTTGGGGTGGGTTGGTTATCTCAGACGTTATAAATATTGCGTCCGCGCCAACCTTCTTTGCTTGGTTTATAGCTTTTTCTACACAGGCATTTTTACTATTAGCCCCAACTTCAATAATCCCCAATTCTTTAAATGATTTTTCGGGCTTCGTTCTAAATACCTCAACATTATTACTCACTGCTAATTGGACATAATCAGGATTCGGTCTCCATTGGAGTGACGAACAACCATACATAAAAAACCCAACAACTAAAACAACATATAATTTTTTCATACTTTACCTCTCCTTATTTTAGTTCTTATGTCCTACCGTTCTCATGTTCTCTAATTTTCTAATCTTTTAATCTTAATTCTTACTTCTTTTTTCTTAATTCTGCCTTAAAAACACTTCTTTTAAAAATTTTTCCATTTCTGAGAGTTTTAAAGAATTAGCGCCGTCTGAAAGTGCTTTTTGAGGATTTGGATGAACTTCCAAAAAAAGTCCGTTTATCCCAACTGCAATTGCCGCTTTAGAAAGCGGTAGAACAAATTCTCTCTGGCCGCCGCTTTTATCGCCAAGCCCGCCCGGTAGTTGAACTGAGTGAGTGGCGTCAAAAATTACAGGATAGCCGGAATTTTTCATTATAACCAGAGAACGAAAATCAACTACAAGATTATTATACCCAAAACTTGTTCCCCTTTCTGTTAATAATATTTTTTTATTACCTGCTGATTCAATCTTTTCTATAACATTCTTCATATCGTGAGGTGAAAGGAACTGGCCTTTTTTTACATTTACCGGCTTTTTTGTTTTTGCAACAGCAAGCAATAAATCAGTCTGTCGACACAAAAATGCAGGTATTTGAATTATATCTGCAATCTTTGAAACATTTAAAACATCTTTTGTGCAGTGAACATCTACCAGAATTGGTATATTGTATTTAGATTTAACCTTTGCTAATATTTCCAGTCCTTTTTTAATTCCGGTACCCCTGAATGATTTTATGGATGACCTGTTCGCTTTATCATATGACGCTTTGAATATAAAAGGGATTTTCAACTGTTGGGTGAGTTTCTGAAGTTCTCCTGCAATTTGAAAAACAATTTTTTCTGCTTCAATAACACAAGGACCCGCAATTAAAACAACCGGATTATCTTTGCCGATTAATATATTACCAACTTTGATTTCTTTATTCATAAATTTTGTAGACGAACATTAAATATCGGTTACAAACTTCTCAAATACAGCACGCCAAGGGCGTGCAGCTACAATTATTACATGGTATGTAAATTCAAGGTAAGACTATCGAACTTTTTCAATAGTGTCATTTTACTTAATTTTGTGCAATTTATCAATTAAATAATATTTCCGTTAAAAATAATTTCGATATATTTTGATTCAAGCCAGCCCTTTATACCCATAGACTTGACGCCTACCTCAATCCAGTCATCTGAAGTTTCCAAAACCATCACTTTTTTACCTTCGGGAAGCGTAAAGTTTACCTTAAAACTATTATCGGGTCCGGACCTTATCTCTGCATTATTTATAACGACTGCTTCTATCTGTTTCTGTTGACGGTATTTTATTAAAAATAAAGCTGAACATAAACCAAAAAAAATAAAAGAAATAGTAAAAAGCCAAAACATCCGCTTTTGCGGAATAATCAATTTTATGGAAATAATAATTGTAAAAACGAAAAGAGAGATAGAAAAAACCAATTTAACCAGGGATATATTAATTTTCGAAATTAATGTTTGCTCATAATCTGTATCATTTATCATATTGGCGAGAAATTTTATGTTAAAATTAACATCTTCATCAGAAGGGGAGATTTTACGGGCTTTCTCGTAATAAACAAGCGCCATACCTATTTTACCCAGCCGGAAATAGGTATTACCAATATTATAAAAAGTATTTGCGTTTGGATATTCCTTTTCCAATAATTTAAATTTATTTAATGCTTCCTGGTAATCGCCCTTTTTGTACGAATCGCATCCTAAAATAAAATTGTCCTGACCTGCCTTTTCGACAGGCAAGCTTGTCTCGTCACCTTGCTTAACTGAATTGAGCTTAACAGGCAGGGTCTGAACCGGCCTTAAAATCTGGATACTGCCTAAAAATACGAGAAAAAGAATCAATATTTTCTTCATAACTTCCATCCTTTGTCAATATCGTAAATTACATCTTTAATTCTTTTTGCTTCTTCTTTAAAATCTATTTTTTGAGCTGCCGAAGGCGTAAACCTGATAAAATCCGCTTCTTCAAGAATATCCCTGATTTTTTTTATGTCCTTTTGTGAAAGATTTTTCTGTGTCAAAACCTCTTCCATCTCATTAAAAGTCATACCTGATAGAGTAACCTTTGTTTTGTCCGAAATATACTTTACAATCAACTCAAAAACTATTCCATAAAAATCCTTAATTTCTATCGACCGCTTGTGCATCTTATCGATACCCTTATTAAATTCCCTGAACGCTATTTTACTTTTAATCAGTCCATAATTCTTAGACATAAAAAAGTTATATCTATTATAACCGGCGGAAATTATGAGAAATAAAAACGAAATTATTACCAAACCATTTGATAAATTATTTGTAATTTTACTGTTTGTATTTTCTCCGATTTCAGTTTTTATAAATCGTATGTCCTGACCGACAACATTAACTCCGCTGCCAAAAGCCGGTAATTGGGCAGATACCGGCGTTTTAGACGGTATAACTTTTACCTGTATAACACTTGATTTTACTTTTTGATACTCCTTTTTATCCGGGTCAAAATATGAAAAATCCAATTCCGGAACTATTAAATTACCCGCTCTTTCGGGAACAATAACTGTTTTAAATACTTTTGAACCGCTTACTTTATAATTAGTCTTGGATATATTGACTGAAGAAATCGTATCATATTTTCTTGTACCCATAATGTTTGGAAGTTTTGGCTCTGATATTGACTTAATGTTCCCTTCACCCGAAACAGTTACATTTACAGTTAAAGGATTATTCGCCTCAACCTCTGACTTATCGGTATTTACGCTAATATTATACTTTCCGACTGTACCTGAAAAATTTGCAGGTTTATTTGATGCAGGAAGCGATACTACTTCAACTGTTAATGGTTTTGATTTAAGAATAATTGATTTACCTGAACCAAAAATCCCGCTAAAAAAACTATCATTAGGAAAATTATCGGCCGGATTACCGGAAAAATCCTGAACACTTGTCCGCAAAGAAGCTACGCCTAAATTATAAGTCCCGGCAGAAGTAGGAAATAATTCAAACTTTATTTCAATAACATTATATGTTTTCCCGTTTACTGTTGTCTGGTAATTTCTTTGCGGCGGAAGGTCTTCTACAATGAAACCGGTATAATTTGGCGGGTTGTATTCCGGATTTGAAAGTAAATTCCTTGATGTAAAAAACCTGAAAGTATAAATCAATCCTTCGTTAACAAAAACTTTTTTTTTATCTAACTGTGCCGTGACAAAAATCCCGCGAGCTTCATCTTCATCAACATTTACAACTTGTTTTTGCTGTGGCGCGGAACCGGCTGGTAAAACTTCAATACTTATCGGGTTTGTCGAATATGTTTTCCCGCCAACTGTTAAACTTACAGGTTTAATAGTATATTTCCCGGGTTTATTCAGTGATAAAACAAAATTATATGTTATGGATGATGATACTTTGCCGTTAACAAAAGACACGTTCTGCGATGTGCCCGATGAATAGACATTGAAATCAGTAAGTTGCGGAAGTTCCGGTTTTGGAATGTTAGCCACATCGCCGGAAACAATGACCTGCAGAGTAATTGATTCGCCGAAACTAACTGTATTCCTGTCAACTGACGCATTTATGTTTACATCGGCAAATACTTTAGCTGTTGCAAACAAAAAAACACATATTAATATTTTTTTCATTCTTTTTTAAATTAGTTTTTTTTCGAAAAAGCACAAAAACTATTTTATAAACTCTCTAACAGAGATTTTAGCCCGTCTACTAAAACTGCCCCTACATTTTTTTCATACCGGAAAAATCCGGTAAACATAGGAGCCCGCATCGCAGCATAGTTGCGGAACCGGCCGGGACCATCTCCGAAGTCTTCTTCATCGGGAATATATCCCACATAATCATTTGCGTATCCGACTACAAAAACATTCTTAAAACCTTTGTCTCTTACAATTTTTTTTATTTTCATACCCACTTTTGTAAACAATTCCGAAGGCTGTATGGCAAAAACAATATCTTTACCGACTTTTAAAATTTGTATTTCAACAGGCAATAAATTACTTGAATTATTTTTTACTTTGTTCATTATTTCTTCTTTCCATTCCTGCATAAACCTTTCAAAGTTTACATCTTTTTTTCTCCAGTCTGAGTATTTTTCCATTCTTTCGTCAACTTCTTCTATTGTAGGAACGTGCAAAGGAAGATTAATAATAGCCG
This genomic window from Elusimicrobiota bacterium contains:
- the raiA gene encoding ribosome-associated translation inhibitor RaiA, giving the protein MFVNIRTIKVKVSETVLEHIKEKLLKSKKYFPRIEKIEVFLTKQKYLCVAEIIINVIGQTIRISQSSTDFRSAFDLAADKVEQQLRKQKEKLKKHRKSTNLLFEDNYEQQEKMPLDLDISKFIPKILSIEEAIEEMDENEYMFWIFINRATKKLSVIYKKINLKYGLYEIDKRSNAVK
- the lptB gene encoding LPS export ABC transporter ATP-binding protein; this encodes MQLKVENIVKAYSGRRVVNNISLHVNDSEIVGLLGPNGAGKTTSFHIMVGLTKADEGHIFYNSEDIINFPVHLRARKGIVYLSQESSIFRGLTVEENVLAILEMIDTDKERRHEKCEILLKKLGIHHLKDRCAYNLSGGERRRTEIARALVVEPHFILLDEPFVGIDPITIADIQCIIKDLKKSGIGVVLTDHNVREALEIIDRAYIIYDGKVLIEGSAHQLLKSDEARKIYLGEKFKM
- a CDS encoding LptA/OstA family protein, which encodes MRKKSEAMNYNILFIVLLVCFFTNIIYSGEPIMITGDRTKILQKGDIVEYIGNVKLVQENIKVKADEMKSNERTGIITSSGNICVQYSSGTTETYTWGNTAEYNKNTGSGVILGNVKAKRFLSQNTTSVMELTSEKLEIFNYGEDFHATKNVYIQYSSATTNTNVWGETAEFNKNSGSGVILDNVKVKRYLSQCTTDFIEMTCEKLEIFNFGENLHAMKNVNFFKEQTKTQSDEAIYDQKAGTLLLLGGPPKLTRVEDKNSSEYTGDKILLEIEKEKITISGNTKTKMITQ
- the lptC gene encoding LPS export ABC transporter periplasmic protein LptC, with product MGKSIKALSCLILMFFCFASCSDEKKDKFFVRDEFPDQVIRDFTINKYELETRKWDFFAVRGDVYEKKKKVNAKKIKMSFYEAGKISSVVSADKAILQTETGDIKAEGNVIIFSLLKNTTIFVDSLSYFEKAGKMFSDSFVRQEKPDTTITGYGLEANTDLSDITILKDVKAVVRNEKKK
- a CDS encoding HAD hydrolase family protein, whose protein sequence is MENWKNILKKASKIKLLATDVDGVLTDGRIIVLNSGEEVKFWDVYDRFAFSLIKNYAKDLKIAWITGRKSQQVEDRAREVGVHYLYQKKMDKMSAINEILKKENLLISEIAFIGDDLVDLPVLLRCGFSICPKNASDEIKKSVDYITNVESGKGVFREVVEIIFKSQGLWEKVLKHYRA
- a CDS encoding zinc ribbon domain-containing protein encodes the protein MRCSNCDAEVKEGSRYCGSCGTNFLLTTSAWLLRRTVAGAIAGCVGWFLSSVIFNIIASDIGEPSYVIIRTIVSAVFIGVVIGVLEKSTRKIIFGLIGGIIGGVLGGLIATFILKNDVPMWLFVPEKAKNLEFSLYTTANAVIWLIVGAFIGFFTSQKKRGISAFIGGALGGAIGGAVGWEIFLRLRYESTSAIMFTVADMLYGGITSGLIFLFIGMSERFSPVTEGMNLDESMMICVICRKETPVSGYCINCGNILKAPKVVNPRRYGALHRISNVFRFLGRFILIIGLIMATSYFVVLLPKSIFLSSLGLIGISAVSYMIFVTFNAIAETILVFLDIENNTRKLSEK
- the kdsA gene encoding 3-deoxy-8-phosphooctulonate synthase; this encodes MNKEIKVGNILIGKDNPVVLIAGPCVIEAEKIVFQIAGELQKLTQQLKIPFIFKASYDKANRSSIKSFRGTGIKKGLEILAKVKSKYNIPILVDVHCTKDVLNVSKIADIIQIPAFLCRQTDLLLAVAKTKKPVNVKKGQFLSPHDMKNVIEKIESAGNKKILLTERGTSFGYNNLVVDFRSLVIMKNSGYPVIFDATHSVQLPGGLGDKSGGQREFVLPLSKAAIAVGINGLFLEVHPNPQKALSDGANSLKLSEMEKFLKEVFLRQN
- a CDS encoding tetratricopeptide repeat protein → MKKILILFLVFLGSIQILRPVQTLPVKLNSVKQGDETSLPVEKAGQDNFILGCDSYKKGDYQEALNKFKLLEKEYPNANTFYNIGNTYFRLGKIGMALVYYEKARKISPSDEDVNFNIKFLANMINDTDYEQTLISKINISLVKLVFSISLFVFTIIISIKLIIPQKRMFWLFTISFIFFGLCSALFLIKYRQQKQIEAVVINNAEIRSGPDNSFKVNFTLPEGKKVMVLETSDDWIEVGVKSMGIKGWLESKYIEIIFNGNII
- a CDS encoding BatD family protein; translation: MKKILICVFLFATAKVFADVNINASVDRNTVSFGESITLQVIVSGDVANIPKPELPQLTDFNVYSSGTSQNVSFVNGKVSSSITYNFVLSLNKPGKYTIKPVSLTVGGKTYSTNPISIEVLPAGSAPQQKQVVNVDEDEARGIFVTAQLDKKKVFVNEGLIYTFRFFTSRNLLSNPEYNPPNYTGFIVEDLPPQRNYQTTVNGKTYNVIEIKFELFPTSAGTYNLGVASLRTSVQDFSGNPADNFPNDSFFSGIFGSGKSIILKSKPLTVEVVSLPASNKPANFSGTVGKYNISVNTDKSEVEANNPLTVNVTVSGEGNIKSISEPKLPNIMGTRKYDTISSVNISKTNYKVSGSKVFKTVIVPERAGNLIVPELDFSYFDPDKKEYQKVKSSVIQVKVIPSKTPVSAQLPAFGSGVNVVGQDIRFIKTEIGENTNSKITNNLSNGLVIISFLFLIISAGYNRYNFFMSKNYGLIKSKIAFREFNKGIDKMHKRSIEIKDFYGIVFELIVKYISDKTKVTLSGMTFNEMEEVLTQKNLSQKDIKKIRDILEEADFIRFTPSAAQKIDFKEEAKRIKDVIYDIDKGWKL